In Vagococcus hydrophili, one DNA window encodes the following:
- a CDS encoding RNA polymerase sigma factor, producing MPSDADLIKKIIKKGSKEASEMLIERYYDCLYCFLYRQLGNKEDSLDVTQEVFISVLNSIQTYDAKKASFKTWLFQIGTYKVIDRRRKKQVVYEELEEYHEGQTEDLLAQFVELELLESVNDYVMRFHPDIQKVFRLKIYGDFTFKEISKLLNESEEKVKAQYYRLVKKIRKEFQENER from the coding sequence ATGCCAAGTGATGCTGATTTAATTAAAAAGATAATCAAAAAAGGCTCTAAAGAAGCCTCTGAGATGTTAATAGAAAGATATTATGATTGTCTTTATTGTTTTTTATATCGTCAACTAGGAAACAAGGAAGATAGTTTAGATGTGACCCAGGAAGTTTTCATCTCCGTTTTAAACAGCATTCAAACCTATGATGCAAAAAAAGCCAGTTTTAAAACGTGGTTGTTTCAAATAGGAACCTATAAGGTAATTGATCGAAGGCGTAAAAAACAAGTGGTGTATGAAGAGTTGGAAGAGTATCACGAAGGTCAAACAGAAGATTTACTCGCTCAATTTGTGGAACTCGAATTATTAGAATCCGTCAATGATTATGTGATGAGGTTTCACCCAGATATTCAAAAAGTCTTTCGTTTGAAAATATATGGTGATTTTACGTTCAAGGAAATCAGTAAATTGTTAAATGAAAGCGAAGAAAAAGTTAAGGCGCAGTACTATCGTTTAGTGAAGAAGATTAGAAAGGAGTTCCAAGAAAATGAAAGATGA
- a CDS encoding ABC transporter ATP-binding protein, which produces MLELKNVSKKFKDTLVLEEITLTFENGIYGLLAPNGAGKTTLIKLMTTLLFPTTGEILWDGQEINQLGESYRGELGYLPQDFGYYGNYSPEKFLLYVSALQKMDKKIAKTKISELLELVALTDVKHKKMKHFSGGMIQRVGIAQAMLNDPKLLILDEPTAGLDPKERVRFRNLLHRLAENRIIILSTHIVSDVESIANQLILLKDHQVYLSNTPNEISELMQGKVFEIPMEKELPEDYLLLSERQSEQGAVYRVASSTIPNNSVEVRPTLEDAFLYLFRDEV; this is translated from the coding sequence ATGTTAGAGCTTAAAAATGTTAGTAAAAAATTTAAGGACACACTTGTTTTAGAAGAAATCACCCTTACATTTGAAAACGGAATTTACGGCTTACTGGCTCCAAACGGGGCGGGAAAAACAACGTTAATCAAGTTGATGACAACCCTGTTATTTCCAACAACGGGAGAAATATTATGGGATGGTCAAGAAATTAATCAATTGGGTGAAAGTTATCGAGGAGAGTTAGGTTATCTACCTCAAGACTTTGGCTATTACGGGAATTATAGCCCAGAAAAATTTTTACTTTATGTGTCCGCCTTACAAAAAATGGATAAGAAAATAGCTAAAACAAAAATATCAGAACTTTTAGAACTAGTTGCTTTAACTGATGTTAAACATAAAAAAATGAAGCATTTTTCAGGTGGAATGATTCAACGTGTGGGAATTGCTCAAGCCATGCTAAATGATCCTAAATTACTGATTTTAGATGAGCCGACAGCTGGACTAGATCCTAAGGAAAGAGTTCGTTTTAGAAACTTATTACATCGATTGGCAGAAAATCGAATCATTATTTTATCAACACATATTGTTTCTGATGTAGAGTCTATTGCGAATCAGTTGATTTTATTAAAAGACCACCAAGTGTATTTATCTAATACACCAAATGAAATCAGTGAGTTGATGCAAGGAAAAGTCTTTGAAATACCTATGGAAAAAGAGTTGCCTGAGGATTATTTACTACTTAGTGAGAGACAGAGTGAACAGGGAGCTGTCTATAGGGTTGCCAGTTCCACCATTCCTAACAATAGTGTGGAGGTTAGACCAACATTAGAAGATGCCTTTTTATATCTGTTTAGAGATGAGGTGTAA